The Aedes albopictus strain Foshan chromosome 2, AalbF5, whole genome shotgun sequence region aatgggggagtcacatactgtaactcaggatctctattcatcaataatagatggtcttgagttcagtcgatacctaggtatctcagtgacaaatatgttactgagataacttgcgtacctcacagcaaaagggtatatcacaatagttctaaaatctggacgcagtgatcttcacccgacaaacgagagagaaggCTTAGGTAGCGGCGATCTGTTCAACTGGCCATACAAGACGTCTTTTCTACGTCAAATGAGGGCTACTGCAGTTGCTTCGTTCCTTTCTGGTGGTCGATCAAATTATTTTTTGAATGTATACTCAGACCTGAATTTTGTAAATATCGTCCTAAAGTATGTTAGGATTAGGATTGTAAATAACCAAGTTGAATGCGATCGTGCACTTGTAAATTTGTAATAAATCCCTTAGCATAGGCAATCGCAGGTTGCGAACATTTTGCTGAATCTCTCCTGAGGCGGGCTTACGGTTATCTTCGAAAGGTTGGAAAGGAACAGCGGTGCGGCCATTGTATCGCGAATTTCATGACTTGCGATCATGAAAATGTACGATGAGTTTTCGGGAAATGACGAATTTCCGGTTTGTCCGAGAATTCACTTGTCCTAATCTGAGGAGCTCAGACTCGATCATTTCCGTGACTACCCAACCCAGCCAAAAAGAAGTGTGAGCGTTTGTAACTTGTTCGTTGCTCATAGCAAAGTATGGATTTTTAAAGTGACGTTAGTGTATGTTTAATAAATTAAATATCTTGTCCGTTCTTCAATGTGAAGAAAGTGTGCGTAGTATAGCAATTCGTAAGCGAGTTAGTTTAAAGCGAGAAATAAGAGATAATTGTGCTCTAAATGTGCCATTTAATGCTCGTGTTCAGTGTTCGTTTTAGCCGTAAGGGTGTTTCATTCGCAGCCTTAAAACCAACTCACGCAGATTCCACCAACGAACGGAAACCTTCCCGGCCAACCGTCAATCGGCCGGAAGCCGGACGATTCGTCAACACATCGTCCGAGTGAGGTGCAGGGTACCTCCTGGCAACTTTCGCATGTCAATCGACACGTGTATTGCCTGCGAACTCAGATCACGGCGACCGCCATTGCACCACCAACCCCGAAGCTACAACGCCATTCAGTGTAGTGATCGCCGTTCAACACGCCGTTCGGACGGGGCACTGACCTGGGTCACAGGTCAACGGAGCCAACAAATTTGCCACCcgtaaaatccccattgcgaataacataggagaaaatacgactcaatACAATCAGCAGActtacgcgacgaaataaggactacgattggaaacttggaacatggaattgcaagtcactaggtttcgcaggatgtgacaggataatctacgacgaattacatccccgcatcttcgacatcgtggcgttgcaggaactttgttggactggacagaaagtgtggaaaagcaggcatcgagcggctaccttctaccaaagctgtggcaccaccaatgaactgggaacaggatttatagtgttgggcaagatgcgacaacgtgtgatcgggtggcagccgatcaacgcaagaatgtgcatgttgagagttaagggccgtttctacaACTACAACATCATCAAcgccactgcccacacgaagggagacccgatgacgagaaagaagcgttctacgcgcagttagagcaaacatacgatggatgctcgccgcgtgacgtgaaaatcgttgtcggcgacatgaacgcgcaggtaggaagggaggaaatgtacagaccggtaatcgggcgaaacagcctgcacgccgtatcgaatgataacggccagcgatgcgtaaactctgcagcctcccgtggtatggtagtgcgaagcaccttcttcccccgcaaagatatccacaaagccacctggagatcacccgaccatcaaacagaaaaccaaatcgaccacgttctaatcgacggtaaNNNNNNNNNNNNNNNNNNNNNNNNNNNNNNNNNNNNNNNNNNNNNNNNNNNNNNNNNNNNNNNNNNNNNNNNNNNNNNNNNNNNNNNNNNNNNNNNNNNNNNNNNNNNNNNNNNNNNNNNNNNNNNNNNNNNNNNNNNNNNNNNNNNNNNNNNNNNNNNNNNNNNNNNNNNNNNNNNNNNNNNNNNNNNNNNNNNNNNNNNNNNNNNNNNNNNNNNNNNNNNNNNNNNNNNNNNNNNNNNNNNNNNNNNNNNNNNNNNNNNNNNNNNNNNNNNNNNNNNNNNNNNNNNNNNNNNNNNNNNNNNNNNNNNNNNNNNNNNNNNNNNNNNNNNNNNNNNNNNNNNNNNNNNNNNNNNNNNNNNNNNNNNNNNNNNNNNNNNNNNNNNNNNNNNNNNNNNNNNNNNNNNNNNNNNNNNNNNNNNNNNNNNNNNNNNNNNNNNNNNNNNNNNNNNNNNNNNNNNNNNNNNNNNNNNNNNNNNNNNNNNNNNNNNNNNNNNNNNNNGTCCAGTTTTCTCCCCGTCTGTCCGATGTACACCTTTCCATCCCCTGTTCCACAAGGTACCGAATACACCACATTTTTATGTTGTCCTGGTGGGATCGGGTCCTTGAGTTTAGCgaaaatctcatttttcaatttcgattttgcTTTCACCGCCAATGTTATGCCctgttccttgaggattttttgcaacttttcactCAGGCATGGGACATATGGCGTGGGAATGTACTTCGTTTCGTCCACCTCCTTGTCGTTCTGCAGTCCGTTGTAGTGCTTGTGTACCCTCTGTTTCAAGACATTCTGAATGAACCAGTTAGGGTAATTGTTACACTTCAACATTTCCTTCACCGTACTGATGGCCGAAGGGCGGTGCTGTGCATCAGTCAACTTGATAGCCCTATCCACTAGGGCAATCGCAGTGTTGCGTTTGTGGGAGTTCGGACTTTCCGAAATGAAATTCAGATACCGTCCCTTCGTCTGTTTTGGTAGCCAcgttttctcaaggattccttcttttCTCGTTACCATGATATCTAGAAACTTGATTTGCTCTTGTTCCTCTTTCTCCACAGTGAACTGCAGCCTATCATGGAAGTCATTGAAAATCTCCAAGATTCGATCAACGTGTTCCCTCCGTGCAACGCAAAAACAGTCATCCACATACCGCCTGTATATCACCATATCGAGTTGTTCTGCACTCACCCGCTGTATGCTCTCCTGTTCCAAACGCTCCATAACGATGTTCGCTATAACCGGAGACAGCGGTGATCCCATCGGTACTCCGAAGGTTTGTGTGTAGGTAACTCCTCGATAGTTGAAAAACGTAGAGTCTAAGACTAATCTTGTTGCATCCAAGAAGCTTCGCTTGTCAATCTTCGTATACCTTGCTACCTCGCTCCACCTTGCCTCGATACACTCCATCGCGTACTGCACCGGGACATTGGTATACAGCGATTTCACATCCAATGAAAACAGCATGTGCTCCTCGGGGATCTGCATTCCTGTTATCTGTTGTGCAAACTCAAAACTGTTTTTTACGTGGTGTTCTGTTTTTCCAACAACATTTTCCAGGACTCCTGCCAGATATTGGGCCATCTGGTAGGTGGCGGATCCGATCGTCGAAACTACTGGCCTCAACGGTCTGccctccttgtgcaacttcggaaGGCCATAGATTCTGGGAGGGTTACAGCTCGAAATTTTCacaataaagagatatactcgttaacggtgattaaacccatCAAGTAAAGTCGTTTTGATCAAGGAAGGGAAAATGGGTGCTGTACAAGCAATTCGGAATAAATATGGCCCTAACGGTGAATTGCTGCTGAGGAGATTCCAAAGAACGGCAACGAACCTGGCCAAGGACAACAACAGGATGAAATTCCTACTCAACTGTAGACGGTGTAAAGTGATCCCGAAGTGCCTCAACTACAAAATCCACATCCAGCTCGGTAGCGGCCGGTCCAGGGAGGAATTGGATAAACTGATGTTCAAACAGAAGATCCGAATCCTCAGTGTCATGGTTGCCGATGTGAAAAGATCAATCGCGGAGTTGCAGAAGAACAAAGCGCACCTCTTCGGAAAGATCGAAACAGCGTTCGAGAGGGAAGATGTAGTTGCAGTGAAGAAAATGGTGGAGAAGAAGAGCCGTTCCGTACACGaagagtcgaaaaggagaggagAGAGAAAGATAGAGAGGATGAAAAATCAGCAGATAGCCGAAATGAACATCGAAGAAGAATGGGTTGAAAACACGACCGACACCCGAATCCCGGACTTCTTACAACGAACCCTTTCGCTGGGTCCGAATTTCAACGTACAGAATAAGAGAAAAATGCCGTATGTTGAAATAGTAGCCGGTATTGAAAAGGGGATTCGATTCAAGGAGAATGCTGACGAGATTCGCGGGGAGGTTGCGTCGGCAATTACGAATCATATCAACTATGTCCGACAACCCAGACACGGGAAGTTGGAGTGGATTGAGAAGGATATAGCAGCAAGCAGGCGTTTCTTGGAGGAAAACCCGAATCTGCTCATAACAAAAGCAGATAAGGGCAACAAGACCGTCATAATTGAAGCAGAAGAATATCACGCTAAAATGATGGAACTGCTCAACGATGAAGACACATACCGGAAACTACGAGCTGATCCTTCCAATAGGATTATGAGGAAGATAAATGCGACGGTTGACGGATGGTTGGATCAGAAATGCATAGAGAAGAGCGAACACCGGAAAATGAAAATTTCGAGCTGTAACCCTCCCAGAATCTATGGCCttccgaagttgcacaaggagggCAGACCGTTGAGGCCAGTAGTTTCGACGATCGGATCCGCCACCTACCAGATGGCCCAATATCTGGCAGGAGTCCTGGAAAATGTTGTTGGAAAAACAGAACACCACGTAAAAAACAGTTTTGAGTTTGCACAACAGATAACAGGAATGCAGATCCCCGAGGAGCACATGCTGTTTTCATTGGATGTGAAATCGCTGTATACCAATGTCCCGGTGCAGTACGCGATGGAGTGTATCGAGGCAAGGTGGAGCGAGGTAGCAAGGTATACGAAGATTGACAAGCGAAGCTTCTTGGATGCAACAAGATTAGTCTTAGACTCTACGTTTTTCAACTATCGAGGAGTTACCTACACACAAACCTTCGGAGTACCGATGGGATCACCGCTGTCTCCGGTTATAGCGAACATCGTTATGGAGCGTTTGGAACAGGAGAGCATACAGCGGGTGAGTGCAGAACAACTCGATATGGTGATATACAGGCGGTATGTGGATGACTGTTTTTGCGTTGCACGGAGGGAACACGTTGATCGAATCTTGGAGATTTTCAATGACTTCCATGATAGGCTGCAGTTCACTGTGGAGAAAGAGGAACAAGAGCAAATCAAGTTTCTAGATATCATGGTAACGAGaaaagaaggaatccttgagaaaacgTGGCTACCAAAACAGACGAAGGGACGGTATCTGGATTTCATTTCGGAAAGTCCGTACTCCCACAAACGCAACACTGCGATTGCCCTAGTGGATAGGGCTATCAAGTTGACTGATGCACAGCACCGCCCTTCGGCCATCAGTACGGTGAAGGAAATGTTGAAGTGTAACAATTACCCTAACTGGTTCATTCAGAATGTCTTGAAACAGAGGGTACACAAGCACTACAACGGACTGCAGAACGACAAGGAGGTGGACGAAACGAAGTACATTCCCACGCCATATGTCCCATGCCTGagtgaaaagttgcaaaaaatcctcaaggaacagGGCATAACATTGGCGGTGAAAgcaaaatcgaaattgaaaaatgagattttcGCTAAACTCAAGGACCCGATCCCACCAGGACAACATAAAAATGTGGTGTATTCGGTACCTTGTGGAACAGGGGATGGAAAGGTGTACATCGGACAGACGGGGAGAAAACTGGACACGCGGATCAACGAGCACAAAAATGACGTAAAACGGAAAGACAACAGGACTGGACTAACGCACCACACGCTATGTGACGGCCATGTGTTTAATTTTGACGAGACGAAAATAATTGAACGAATCGCCGACCAGGAGAGCAGAGTAGTCGCGGAGACATTCCACATCAAGCTGGCAGGGGAAGCCAATACAGTGAACCTCCAGCGTGAGTGTGGATTGTTCAACACGAACTACAATGCGTTAGTGTTTAAGCTGCGACAAGTGACGAACAACGATAGACGACGAAGAGGAAACGAGAGAGGACGCGCACCACAACCGCAAAGTACCCTACTAgacagtggtacgtgatctcccagctggataggaggtagcatcagctgcggcgatcaaattgtgagttgtggggtgaaaaaatgttaaatgaaaaattgtgttatgttaatgttttaatttcgtgttttttgtaataaaattttaggcgtctgaagatggccgaaatgtgattaggccgaaacgtcacgcaaaaaacaagtttgttttattcgttcaccgagaaatatcaacaataaagagatataaaATAgtaatagggtttcgaactacttgggcatccgcgtcaattcccggcacctcacagcaaaacaaatcaaaataccacacgcagaaaaaagaggcttgtttaaaacaataaaacgcatggttggttttcaaactgagcaattgcttattccaaagttatatttctttgttcttgcttagagtttatcgatcaaaacaatcaattcccatcattccatataacgatgaaaacttcatttgtttcaacaaaatggggaccataaacatggcctggatgcactcacacatctttaaaattcttaccccaacatcgccacaacgaagaaagtgttgcAAATCCATcattccaacttccaagtgcagttttggccgtgatggataacgcgcaggtactcaagacagcatcctcaaaaagttggtcggtttcgcttttttgcctttttttattcgttctcgcttccatccgcttgccgagtgtctaaaaatagatttccgagctgccgcaggagctgccgtcaccaacacaatcacattgcgGTTTTGTTAGtaccaaaagtgcagtcgtttaa contains the following coding sequences:
- the LOC134286989 gene encoding uncharacterized protein LOC134286989, producing the protein MGAVQAIRNKYGPNGELLLRRFQRTATNLAKDNNRMKFLLNCRRCKVIPKCLNYKIHIQLGSGRSREELDKLMFKQKIRILSVMVADVKRSIAELQKNKAHLFGKIETAFEREDVVAVKKMVEKKSRSVHEESKRRGERKIERMKNQQIAEMNIEEEWVENTTDTRIPDFLQRTLSLGPNFNVQNKRKMPYVEIVAGIEKGIRFKENADEIRGEVASAITNHINYVRQPRHGKLEWIEKDIAASRRFLEENPNLLITKADKGNKTVIIEAEEYHAKMMELLNDEDTYRKLRADPSNRIMRKINATVDGWLDQKCIEKSEHRKMKISSCNPPRIYGLPKLHKEGRPLRPVVSTIGSATYQMAQYLAGVLENVVGKTEHHVKNSFEFAQQITGMQIPEEHMLFSLDVKSLYTNVPVQYAMECIEARWSEVARYTKIDKRSFLDATRLVLDSTFFNYRGVTYTQTFGVPMGSPLSPVIANIVMERLEQESIQRVSAEQLDMVIYRRYVDDCFCVARREHVDRILEIFNDFHDRLQFTVEKEEQEQIKFLDIMVTRKEGILEKTWLPKQTKGRYLDFISESPYSHKRNTAIALVDRAIKLTDAQHRPSAISTVKEMLKCNNYPNWFIQNVLKQRVHKHYNGLQNDKEVDETKYIPTPYVPCLSEKLQKILKEQGITLAVKAKSKLKNEIFAKLKDPIPPGQHKNVVYSVPCGTGDGKVYIGQTGRKLDTRINEHKNDVKRKDNRTGLTHHTLCDGHVFNFDETKIIERIADQESRVVAETFHIKLAGEANTVNLQRECGLFNTNYNALVFKLRQVTNNDRRRRGNERGRAPQPQSTLLDSGT
- the LOC134286988 gene encoding uncharacterized protein LOC134286988 → MQIPEEHMLFSLDVKSLYTNVPVQYAMECIEARWSEVARYTKIDKRSFLDATRLVLDSTFFNYRGVTYTQTFGVPMGSPLSPVIANIVMERLEQESIQRVSAEQLDMVIYRRYVDDCFCVARREHVDRILEIFNDFHDRLQFTVEKEEQEQIKFLDIMVTRKEGILEKTWLPKQTKGRYLNFISESPNSHKRNTAIALVDRAIKLTDAQHRPSAISTVKEMLKCNNYPNWFIQNVLKQRVHKHYNGLQNDKEVDETKYIPTPYVPCLSEKLQKILKEQGITLAVKAKSKLKNEIFAKLKDPIPPGQHKNVVYSELIHANGIDHLYSICKEIKTKWRKVYL